One region of Oryza sativa Japonica Group chromosome 5, ASM3414082v1 genomic DNA includes:
- the LOC4338592 gene encoding receptor-like cytoplasmic kinase 185 isoform X1, translating into MGCFPCFGSGGKGEAKKGGGGRKDGGSADRRVARVGSDKSKSQGGLDSRKDAFIPRDANGQPIAAHTFTFRELAAATKNFRQDCLLGEGGFGRVYKGHLENGQAVAVKQLDRNGLQGNREFLVEVLMLSLLHHDNLVNLIGYCADGDQRLLVYEFMPLGSLEDHLHDIPPDKEPLDWNTRMKIAAGAAKGLEFLHDKANPPVIYRDFKSSNILLGEGYHPKLSDFGLAKLGPVGDKTHVSTRVMGTYGYCAPEYAMTGQLTVKSDVYSFGVVFLELITGRKAIDNTKPLGEQNLVAWARPLFKDRRKFPKMADPLLAGRFPMRGLYQALAVAAMCLQEQAATRPFIGDVVTALSYLASQTYDPNTPVQHSRSNASTPRARNRVGANFDQRRLHSPNHQQSPDLRKEGTTTSKYEAEVSRTNSGSGSGRRAGLDSMDVTGSQMGSPAHAGRKRESSRSTDRQRAVAEAKTWGENSRERKWPNARGSFDSTNE; encoded by the exons ATGGGCTGCTTTCCGTGCTTCGGGTCgggcggcaagggggaggcgaagaagggcggcggcgggcgcaaggacggcggctcggcggatCGCCGCGTCGCCCGGGTCGGATCAG ATAAATCAAAATCACAGGGTGGATTGGACTCTAGGAAGGATGCATTCATCCCAAGGGATGCGAATGGTCAACCTATTGCTGCACACACTTTCACTTTTCGTGAACTTGCTGCTGCCACTAAGAACTTCAGACAAGATTGTCTATTGGGGGAGGGAGGTTTTGGCCGCGTATATAAAGGACACTTGGAGAATGGGCAG GCTGTTGCAGTGAAGCAACTTGATCGCAATGGACTTCAAGGAAATAGAGAGTTTCTGGTTGAAGTCCTTATGCTCAGTCTATTGCACCATGATAACCTGGTTAACCTAATTGGATACTGTGCTGATGGGGATCAACGTCTCCTTGTATATGAGTTTATGCCATTGGGATCACTTGAGGATCATTTGCATG ATATTCCACCTGACAAGGAACCTCTCGACTGGAATACACGGATGAAGATTGCTGCTGGTGCAGCCAAGGGCTTGGAATTCTTGCATGACAAGGCAAATCCTCCTGTTATTTACAGGGATTTCAAGTCATCGAACATTCTTCTTGGTGAGGGATACCATCCAAAACTATCAGACTTTGGCCTGGCAAAACTTGGCCCTGTTGGTGACAAAACTCATGTTTCGACACGTGTTATGGGAACTTATGGCTACTGTGCCCCAGAATATGCGATGACTGGGCAGCTTACTGTTAAATCTGATGTGTATAGTTTTGGTGTTGTGTTCCTTGAACTGATTACTGGCCGCAAAGCAATCGACAACACCAAACCACTTGGAGAGCAGAACCTAGTGGCATGG GCCCGTCCCCTGTTTAAAGACCGCAGGAAATTTCCTAAAATGGCTGATCCATTACTTGCGGGCCGATTTCCTATGCGGGGCCTGTATCAGGCTTTAGCAGTTGCTGCAATGTGTTTGCAGGAGCAAGCTGCCACTAGGCCTTTTATAGGAGATGTGGTCACTGCTCTTTCATATCTTGCTTCCCAGACATATGATCCAAATACACCTGTTCAGCACAGTCGGAGCAATGCATCTACCCCTAGGGCCAGAAACCGTGTTGGTGCGAATTTTGACCAGCGTCGTCTTCACTCACCAAATCACCAACAATCTCCAGATTTAAGGAAAGAAGGCACCACAACATCAAAATATGAAGCTGAGGTTAGCAGGACTAATTCTGGCAGTGGCTCTGGTCGACGAGCTGGCTTGGACAGCATGGATGTGACAGGTTCACAGATGGGTAGTCCTGCTCACGCAGGAAGGAAGAGGGAATCATCGCGGAGTACTGATAGGCAGCGTGCAGTCGCAGAGGCCAAAACATGGGGGGAGAATTCAAGAGAAAGAAAGTGGCCAAATGCTCGTGGCAGCTTTGATAGTACAAATGAGTAA
- the LOC4338592 gene encoding receptor-like cytoplasmic kinase 185 isoform X2: MLSLLHHDNLVNLIGYCADGDQRLLVYEFMPLGSLEDHLHDIPPDKEPLDWNTRMKIAAGAAKGLEFLHDKANPPVIYRDFKSSNILLGEGYHPKLSDFGLAKLGPVGDKTHVSTRVMGTYGYCAPEYAMTGQLTVKSDVYSFGVVFLELITGRKAIDNTKPLGEQNLVAWARPLFKDRRKFPKMADPLLAGRFPMRGLYQALAVAAMCLQEQAATRPFIGDVVTALSYLASQTYDPNTPVQHSRSNASTPRARNRVGANFDQRRLHSPNHQQSPDLRKEGTTTSKYEAEVSRTNSGSGSGRRAGLDSMDVTGSQMGSPAHAGRKRESSRSTDRQRAVAEAKTWGENSRERKWPNARGSFDSTNE; the protein is encoded by the exons ATGCTCAGTCTATTGCACCATGATAACCTGGTTAACCTAATTGGATACTGTGCTGATGGGGATCAACGTCTCCTTGTATATGAGTTTATGCCATTGGGATCACTTGAGGATCATTTGCATG ATATTCCACCTGACAAGGAACCTCTCGACTGGAATACACGGATGAAGATTGCTGCTGGTGCAGCCAAGGGCTTGGAATTCTTGCATGACAAGGCAAATCCTCCTGTTATTTACAGGGATTTCAAGTCATCGAACATTCTTCTTGGTGAGGGATACCATCCAAAACTATCAGACTTTGGCCTGGCAAAACTTGGCCCTGTTGGTGACAAAACTCATGTTTCGACACGTGTTATGGGAACTTATGGCTACTGTGCCCCAGAATATGCGATGACTGGGCAGCTTACTGTTAAATCTGATGTGTATAGTTTTGGTGTTGTGTTCCTTGAACTGATTACTGGCCGCAAAGCAATCGACAACACCAAACCACTTGGAGAGCAGAACCTAGTGGCATGG GCCCGTCCCCTGTTTAAAGACCGCAGGAAATTTCCTAAAATGGCTGATCCATTACTTGCGGGCCGATTTCCTATGCGGGGCCTGTATCAGGCTTTAGCAGTTGCTGCAATGTGTTTGCAGGAGCAAGCTGCCACTAGGCCTTTTATAGGAGATGTGGTCACTGCTCTTTCATATCTTGCTTCCCAGACATATGATCCAAATACACCTGTTCAGCACAGTCGGAGCAATGCATCTACCCCTAGGGCCAGAAACCGTGTTGGTGCGAATTTTGACCAGCGTCGTCTTCACTCACCAAATCACCAACAATCTCCAGATTTAAGGAAAGAAGGCACCACAACATCAAAATATGAAGCTGAGGTTAGCAGGACTAATTCTGGCAGTGGCTCTGGTCGACGAGCTGGCTTGGACAGCATGGATGTGACAGGTTCACAGATGGGTAGTCCTGCTCACGCAGGAAGGAAGAGGGAATCATCGCGGAGTACTGATAGGCAGCGTGCAGTCGCAGAGGCCAAAACATGGGGGGAGAATTCAAGAGAAAGAAAGTGGCCAAATGCTCGTGGCAGCTTTGATAGTACAAATGAGTAA
- the LOC4338593 gene encoding ribosomal RNA-processing protein 14-C: MGRKPSSAAAVDHGALSASAKAADDLLAASAGCGGAHGHSLFFDALVQLIPPRFYLSAADEHRPWYQGLSKSAKAAMKAQSRANVKAARRARLDPSAPPSSTLDLLKKSLADQDAHDSSSSSGEDASDDDDDDDDDEVEEREEDEGDEEGMQLAPAAVVSEDRSVTYEELRERLHRRIAELRGNRCTRPEFLNKPKREKGKKGKKGKDVGKKRKREDGGGGGGAQDGEGKDGKKSKKEEDSKAPDIVYGNVWVDPKEARRRKKRRIKNKKKALEEAKRMQQAKEDPEKATKLAWDLARRRAAGEKVHDDPKLIKESMKKDKKRQQKHAEQWKERQKMVDKQKKERQSKRTENIRERANQKKMRKIEKREKKLMRPGFEGRKEGYVNE, from the coding sequence ATGGGCAGGAagccctcgtccgccgccgccgtcgaccacgGCGCCCTCTCCGCGAGCGCCAAGgccgccgacgacctcctcgcggcgtccgccggctgcggcggcgcccacGGCCACTCCCTCTTCTTCGACGCCCTCGTGCAGCTCATCCCCCCGCGCTTCtacctctccgccgccgacgagcaccGCCCGTGGTACCAGGGCCTCTCCAAGTCCGCCAAGGCCGCCATGAAGGCGCAGTCCCGCGCCAACGTCaaggccgcccgccgcgcccgcctcgATCCCTCCGCCCCGCCCTCCTCCACCCTCGACCTCCTCAAGAAATCCCTCGCCGACCAGGACGCCCAcgattcctcctcctcctccggggaAGATGctagcgacgacgacgacgatgacgacgacgatgaggtcgaagagcgggaggaggacgaaggGGATGAGGAGGGTATGCAGCTCGCGCCGGCGGCCGTGGTGTCCGAGGACCGGTCGGTGACCTACGAGGAGCTGCGCGAGCGGCTCCACCGCCGCATCGCCGAGCTCCGCGGCAACCGGTGCACCAGGCCGGAGTTCCTGAACAAGCCCAAGAGGGAGAAGGGCAAGAAAGGGAAGAAGGGGAAGGATgtggggaagaagaggaagcgcgaggatggcggcggcggcggcggcgctcaggaTGGGGAGGGTAAGGATGGGAAGAAGTCCAAGAAGGAGGAGGATTCCAAGGCACCGGATATCGTCTATGGCAATGTGTGGGTCGATCCTAAGGAAGCGAGGAGACGGAAGAAGAGAAGgatcaagaacaagaagaaggcTCTTGAGGAGGCTAAGCGGATGCAGCAGGCGAAGGAGGATCCTGAGAAGGCGACCAAGCTGGCGTGGGATCTGGCAAGAAGGCGGGCTGCTGGCGAGAAGGTGCACGATGACCCGAAGTTGATCAAGGAGAGCATGAAGAAGGATAAAAAGCGGCAGCAGAAGCACGCCGAGCAGTGGAAGGAGAGGCAGAAGATGGTGGACAAGCAGAAGAAGGAGAGGCAGAGCAAGAGAACGGAGAACATCCGGGAGCGGGCTAACCAGAAGAAGATGCGCAAGATTGAGAAGCGTGAGAAGAAGCTTATGCGCCCTGGATTTGAAGGGCGCAAGGAAGGATATGTCAATGAGTAA
- the LOC4338594 gene encoding cytochrome P450 CYP72A616 produces the protein MLIMLGLGLVPAGAAAALAVALVCLAAAAWWTVERAPRRLERALRAQGVGGGRYQLLLGGDVAENGRLNREAWSRPLPLGCHRIAPRVLPLLWNAVRDHGKLSFIWFGPVPRVMIPDPELVREVFNKFDQFGKPKMIRVGKLLATGVVSYEGEKWAKHRRILNHAFHHEKIKRMLPVFANCCTEMVTRWENSISLEAASEIDVWPEFRNLTGDVISRTAFGSSYQEGRRIFQLQEELAQYLTEALQKLFIPGYWYLPTKNNRRMREIDREVRKILLEIIGNKERAITNGENSNDDMLGLLVESNTKQPELRMSTDDIIEECKLFYFAGMETTSVLLTWTLIVLSMHPEWQERAREEVLHHFGRTTTPDYDSLSRLKIVTMILYEVLRLYPPVVLLNRRTFKETNLGGIKFPADMNLILPILFIHHDPEIWGKDASEFNPGRFADGISNASKYHDASFFPFGWGPRICIGQSFALLEAKMALSMILQRFSLELSPSYIHAPYIVLTLRPQHGAQIKLKRI, from the exons ATGCTGATCATGCTGGGGCTGGGGCTggtgccggccggcgcggcggcggcgttggccgTTGCGCTGGTGTGcctggccgcggcggcgtggtggacggtggagcgcgcgccgcggcggctggaGCGGGCGCTGCGGGCGCAGGGCGTCGGGGGCGGCCGGTACCagctcctcctcggcggcgacgtggccgagAACGGGCGGCTCAACCGGGAGGCATGGTCCAGGCCGCTGCCGCTCGGCTGCCACCGCATCGCGCCCCGCGTGCTGCCCTTGCTCTGGAACGCCGTCAGGGACCACG GTAAACTGTCATTCATTTGGTTTGGTCCAGTGCCAAGAGTGATGATTCCCGACCCTGAATTAGTAAGAGAGGTTTTCAATAAGTTTGACCAATTTGGCAAACCAAAGATGATCCGTGTCGGAAAGTTGCTAGCGACAGGAGTTGTGAGCTACGAAGGCGAGAAATGGGCTAAGCACCGGAGAATTCTAAACCATGCCTTCCACCATGAGAAAATAAAG AGGATGCTGCCAGTTTTTGCCAACTGCTGCACCGAAATGGTTACTAGATGGGAGAATTCAATTTCTCTTGAAGCGGCATCTGAGATAGATGTCTGGCCTGAATTCCGAAATCTTACAGGAGATGTGATCTCAAGAACAGCATTTGGTAGCAGTTATCAAGAAGGGAGGAGAATTTTTCAGCTGCAAGAAGAGCTGGCTCAATATTTAACAGAAGCCCTTCAGAAACTTTTTATACCAGGCTATTG gtacttgccaactaaaaacAACAGAAGGATGAGAGAAATCGATCGAGAGGTCCGCAAAATTCTGCTTGAAATAATTGGAAACAAAGAGAGGGCTATTACAAATGGCGAAAACAGCAACGACGACATGCTGGGATTGTTGGTGGAATCAAACACGAAGCAACCAGAACTAAGAATGAGTACAGATGATATTATTGAGGAATGCAAGCTATTCTACTTCGCAGGAATGGAGACAACATCGGTGTTGCTCACCTGGACGTTGATTGTGCTAAGCATGCACCCAGAGTGGCAAGAGAGGGCAAGAGAAGAAGTGTTACACCACTTTGGAAGGACCACCACACCAGACTATGATAGCTTGAGTCGCCTGAAGATT GTAACAATGATTCTATATGAGGTTCTTAGGTTGTACCCTCCAGTGGTGCTTCTGAACAGGCGAACATTCAAGGAAACGAATCTCGGTGGCATCAAATTTCCAGCTGATATGAACCTCATACTGCCCATTCTGTTTATTCACCATGATCCTGAAATTTGGGGCAAGGATGCAAGTGAATTCAATCCAGGTAGGTTTGCTGATGGCATCTCCAATGCAAGCAAGTATCATGATGCCTCTTTCTTCCCATTTGGATGGGGTCCTCGTATCTGCATTGGCCAGAGCTTCGCACTTCTGGAAGCCAAGATGGCTCTCAGCATGATCCTCCAGCGATTCTCATTGGAACTTTCGCCGTCCTACATCCACGCACCCTATATAGTGTTAACTCTCCGTCCACAGCACGGTGCCCAAATTAAGCTGAAGAGAATTTGA
- the LOC4338595 gene encoding lipase, whose translation MERRRWLQAAVLCCLLVLCSGRELKTKHTPIYNSTLARTLAEYTSAVYTADLTQLFSWTCERCCDLTEGFEVIELIVDVKNCLQAYVGYASDMNAVVVVFRGTQETSIQNWIEDLFWKQLDLDYPGMPQAKVHSGFYSAYHNTTLRDGVVNGIKKTREAYGNIPIMVTGHSMGGAMASFCALDLVVNYRLKDVTLITFGQPRIGNAVFASHFKCHLPNAIRVTNAHDIVPHLPPYYHYFPQKTYHHFPREVWVHNVGLGSLVYSIEQICDDSGEDPTCSRSVSGNSVQDHINYLGISMHAEASGSCRIVTGDNKLQYKMDSDGNIVFSKQPGLSVDQLHSSQ comes from the exons ATGGAGCGGCGGAGATGGCTGCAGGCCGCGGTTCTGTGTTGCCTGCTGGTGCTTTGCTCCGGGAGAG AACTTAAGACTAAACACACCCCAATATACAACTCGACCTTAGCCAGGACGCTTGCGGAATATACATCAGCA GTTTATACAGCTGACTTGACACAACTCTTTTCGTGGACCTGTGAAAGGTGTTGTGACTTAACAGAG GGGTTTGAGGTAATAGAACTGATCGTCGATGTGAAAAATTGCTTGCAG GCATATGTTGGTTATGCTAGTGATATGAATGCTGTCGTAGTTGTGTTCAGAGGCACTCAAGAGACCAG CATTCAGAATTGGATAGAGGACTTGTTTTGGAAACAACTTGATCTGGACTACCCAGGCATGCCTCAAGCAAAG GTCCACAGTGGGTTTTATTCTGCATACCATAACACGACATTGCGCGATGGTGTTGTCAATGGCATTAAGAAAACTAGGGAAGCATATGGTAATATTCCCATCATGGTAACTGGGCATTCGATGGGAGGAGCTATGGCTTCGTTTTGTGCGCTTGACCTTGTG GTCAACTACAGGTTAAAGGATGTGACACTGATAACATTTGGACAACCTCGGATTGGAAATGCTGTGTTTGCTTCACATTTTAAGTGTCATTTGCCAAATGCGATTCGAGTGACTAATGCGCACGATATTGTTCCTCATTTACCCCCATACTACCACTACTTCCCACAGAAAACCTATCATCATTTCCCACGAGAG GTATGGGTTCATAATGTTGGACTTGGAAGCCTAGTCTATTCAATAGAGCAAATTTGTGATGACTCTGGAGAAGACCCAACTTGCAGCAG GTCTGTGAGTGGAAACAGTGTGCAAGACCATATAAACTACCTTGGCATCAGCATGCATGCCGAGGCATCGGGATCTTGCAGAATTGTCACAGGTGACAATAAACTGCAGTATAAGATGGACAGCGATGGCAACATTGTTTTCTCGAAGCAACCTGGTTTATCAGTTGATCAGTTGCATAGTTCACAGTGA